From a region of the Chthoniobacterales bacterium genome:
- the galA gene encoding beta-galactosidase GalA: MKRISLSLISFACLTVSALAADSPRERLSMDSDWRFALGHAKDATKDFDPPADGFTYLSKTGFGNGARAENFDDSGWRKLDLPHDWAVELPFSDKGSNSHGYKAIGKNFPENSVGWYRKKFTVPASDLGKRISIEFDGVFRDSKVWINGHFLGDEPSGYSSFSRNFTEFLNYGGENFIAVRVDASQQEGWFYEGAGIYRHVWLVKTEPLHIAKNGTFVTSELKDKSADVTARVAVVNEGEEPSTFDIGQTILDASGQTIATAQAEQLNLASGARGEFSHTIPVADPKLWSIDTPNLHKLVTTITSGGKVVDRTETMFGIRSIRFDANEGFFLNGKHVKLKGTDNHQDHAGVGAAIPDALQVWRIEQLKKFGCNAIRCSHNPPTPEFLDACDRLGMVVIDENRLMGTTDFHHDHLRRLIERDRNHPSVVLWSIGNEEWKVEGGDTGARIASTMQRWTKQLDPTRPVTLAISGGWGHGFSEVIEVAGLNYLGNMKKGGFTTDQWHARKPDQPIIGTEECAFSQTRGIYFDDPANCHLRAYDWHPSNDWGSDLEAAWKHYAERPFLAGMCIWTGFDYRGEPTPFGWPAIGSQFGILDLCGFPKDGAFYLKSWWTDEPVLHVFPHWNWTGKEGQEISVWAHSNCDEVELFLNGKSQGRKKMTKNSHLEWPVKYTPGTLLARGYKDGKEVLTTKVETTGQPIAVKLTQDRTTLAADGTDVAVFTVQVVDDKGRMVPTAGNAISFVLTGPGKIIGVGNGDPSSHEPDQFLATKDAPSPAWHRNLFNGLAQVIVQTTRDVGEIKLTATSDGLTPVTAVLKSQPCTPRPSVP, from the coding sequence ATGAAACGCATCAGCTTATCCCTCATCTCGTTTGCCTGCCTCACCGTATCGGCGCTGGCCGCGGATTCTCCCCGCGAGCGGCTGTCGATGGACTCCGATTGGCGGTTCGCCCTCGGCCACGCCAAAGATGCGACGAAGGATTTCGATCCTCCGGCCGATGGGTTCACGTATCTGTCCAAGACGGGATTCGGCAATGGCGCACGCGCGGAGAACTTCGACGACAGCGGCTGGCGCAAGCTCGATCTGCCGCACGATTGGGCGGTGGAGCTGCCGTTCAGCGATAAAGGCAGCAACAGTCACGGTTACAAGGCGATCGGCAAGAACTTCCCTGAGAATAGCGTCGGGTGGTATCGCAAGAAGTTCACCGTCCCGGCGTCCGATCTCGGCAAGCGCATCAGCATCGAGTTCGACGGCGTGTTCCGCGATTCCAAGGTCTGGATCAACGGCCACTTCCTCGGCGACGAGCCCAGCGGCTACAGCAGCTTCTCTCGCAACTTCACCGAGTTCCTGAACTACGGCGGCGAAAACTTCATCGCCGTGCGCGTGGACGCGTCGCAGCAGGAGGGCTGGTTCTACGAGGGCGCGGGCATCTACCGCCACGTCTGGCTCGTGAAGACCGAACCGCTGCACATCGCGAAGAACGGGACATTCGTGACTTCCGAGCTCAAGGACAAGTCTGCGGACGTGACGGCCCGCGTGGCCGTCGTGAACGAAGGCGAGGAGCCCTCGACGTTCGACATCGGGCAAACCATCCTCGATGCCTCGGGCCAAACCATCGCCACGGCACAGGCAGAACAACTCAATCTCGCGTCGGGTGCGCGCGGCGAGTTCAGCCACACGATTCCCGTCGCCGATCCCAAGCTCTGGTCCATCGACACGCCGAACCTCCACAAACTCGTCACGACGATCACCTCCGGCGGCAAGGTCGTGGATCGCACCGAAACGATGTTCGGCATTCGCTCGATCCGCTTCGACGCGAACGAGGGATTCTTCCTCAACGGCAAGCACGTGAAGCTCAAGGGCACGGACAACCATCAGGACCACGCCGGCGTCGGCGCGGCCATCCCCGACGCGCTGCAAGTATGGCGCATCGAGCAGTTGAAGAAATTTGGCTGCAACGCCATTCGCTGCTCGCACAACCCCCCCACGCCCGAGTTCCTCGACGCGTGCGACCGGCTCGGCATGGTGGTAATTGACGAGAACCGCCTGATGGGCACGACCGATTTTCACCACGATCATCTGCGGAGGCTGATCGAGCGCGACCGCAACCACCCGAGCGTCGTCCTTTGGTCGATCGGCAACGAGGAATGGAAGGTCGAGGGCGGCGACACGGGCGCGCGTATCGCCTCGACGATGCAGCGCTGGACGAAGCAGCTCGATCCCACGCGGCCCGTCACCCTCGCCATCAGCGGCGGCTGGGGGCATGGCTTCTCGGAAGTCATCGAAGTCGCGGGGTTGAACTACCTCGGCAACATGAAGAAAGGCGGCTTCACAACCGACCAATGGCACGCGCGCAAGCCGGATCAGCCGATCATCGGCACCGAGGAATGCGCCTTCAGCCAGACCCGTGGCATCTACTTCGACGACCCCGCGAATTGCCACCTGCGCGCCTACGACTGGCATCCGTCGAATGATTGGGGGTCGGACTTGGAAGCCGCGTGGAAGCACTACGCGGAACGGCCATTCCTCGCAGGCATGTGCATCTGGACCGGCTTCGACTATCGCGGCGAGCCGACGCCGTTCGGCTGGCCGGCCATCGGGTCGCAATTCGGCATCCTCGACCTCTGCGGCTTCCCGAAGGACGGCGCGTTTTATCTGAAATCCTGGTGGACCGACGAGCCGGTGCTGCACGTCTTTCCGCACTGGAACTGGACGGGTAAAGAAGGCCAGGAAATCAGCGTCTGGGCACACAGCAACTGCGATGAGGTGGAGCTTTTCCTCAATGGCAAGAGCCAGGGACGAAAGAAGATGACCAAAAATTCGCACCTCGAATGGCCCGTGAAATACACGCCCGGCACCCTGCTGGCGCGAGGCTACAAGGACGGCAAGGAAGTCCTCACGACCAAGGTGGAAACCACCGGCCAGCCCATAGCGGTGAAACTCACGCAGGATCGCACCACGCTCGCCGCCGATGGCACGGATGTCGCCGTCTTCACCGTGCAGGTCGTCGACGACAAGGGACGCATGGTTCCCACGGCGGGCAACGCGATCAGCTTCGTCCTCACCGGTCCCGGGAAAATCATCGGTGTCGGCAACGGCGATCCCTCGTCGCACGAGCCGGACCAATTTCTCGCGACCAAGGACGCGCCGTCGCCCGCCTGGCATCGCAACCTGTTCAACGGCCTTGCGCAGGTTATCGTGCAAACCACGCGCGACGTCGGCGAGATCAAACTCACCGCCACGTCCGACGGCCTCACGCCTGTAACCGCAGTGTTGAAGTCGCAACCTTGCACCCCGCGTCCATCGGTTCCATGA